One Salmo trutta chromosome 19, fSalTru1.1, whole genome shotgun sequence genomic window carries:
- the LOC115154745 gene encoding guanine nucleotide-binding protein G(I)/G(S)/G(O) subunit gamma-8-like, with amino-acid sequence MSNNMAKIADTRKTVEQLKLEVNIERMMVSKAAADLMAFCEAHAKEDPLVIPVSSSENPFREKKLFCAIL; translated from the exons ATGTCCAATAACATGGCTAAGATTGCAGATACCCGCAAGACAGTGGAACAGCTGAAACTGGAAGTCAACATCGAAAGAATGATG GTGTCCAAAGCAGCAGCTGATCTGATGGCCTTCTGTGAGGCTCATGCCAAGGAGGACCCTCTGGTGATACCAGTGTCATCCTCTGAGAACCCTTTTCGGGAGAAGAAATTATTCTGTGCAATACTCTAA